The window GCCACTGTTTCATCGAAACCATAACGACTCTGGTGTTCTAAAATCATCTGCATTTCCATAGCAGCTTCTTCCATAAAGAAGTGAGGAAAATCTCTTTGAAAAGCCATGGCCGCAGCAGGGTCATCCAGTCCATCGACATCATTTTCCTTGGCTAGGATGGCATTGGCGTAAGCTTCCAGTCCGTCACTACCAGTCTGACTGGCAAACCATTCTAGGTGTCCCTGATAAAGTGATGCATCTGTTGTCGAGGAAGCATCAGGTGTTGGGGGGCTTTCCAAAACCAGGTCGCTAATCATGGCATGGGTTTCCTGAGCAACCGTCATCATGGTATCAGCAATAACACCTCCAAAAGGTTGAGCTACTTCACCGGAATTTAATTGTGCCACATACGTCTTTCCATCAGATTTTTCATAAATGGAGATCGTGCAAGGCATTAGTGGTGAAACCATACGCTCATCATCCAATTCTAAAATAGCGGCAGAATGCTGGCCGGAGCAAACGGCATAAATTTTGATATTCTCAATATCAAAACCTCTTTCTGCTAGAATTTCCTTGTAGTTAAAGACTTGAACGATGGACCAGCCAGCTTCCTCTACGTTTTCTTCGAAACGTCGGGTGGTTTCCTCAAAGTTATACTTACTTTCATACTCTAAAATCATCTCCATCTGCGGCTGACTTGCTGCCATTACTGGCATCTGTACCATACCCA is drawn from Tindallia magadiensis and contains these coding sequences:
- a CDS encoding DUF302 domain-containing protein, which codes for MKKKAKQIMTITMILMLLMGMVQMPVMAASQPQMEMILEYESKYNFEETTRRFEENVEEAGWSIVQVFNYKEILAERGFDIENIKIYAVCSGQHSAAILELDDERMVSPLMPCTISIYEKSDGKTYVAQLNSGEVAQPFGGVIADTMMTVAQETHAMISDLVLESPPTPDASSTTDASLYQGHLEWFASQTGSDGLEAYANAILAKENDVDGLDDPAAAMAFQRDFPHFFMEEAAMEMQMILEHQSRYGFDETVAQLKENVADAGWSVVGEFDYQEILGERGYDINNIKIIAICSGQHSAAILELDDERMVSPLMPCRVAVYEKSDGNTYIAQLNSGEVAQPFGGVIADTMMTVAQETEAMVQDLIQE